From the Aquitalea magnusonii genome, one window contains:
- a CDS encoding gamma carbonic anhydrase family protein yields the protein MQCFAIDGVIPVVSPDAFIHPSATLIGDVVVGAGCYIGPGAVLRGDFGPIRIAAGSNIQDNCVLHSGVDTPLIVEENGHVGHGAVLHACHLERGVLVGMNAVVMDGARLGRQCIVGAMAFIPAGRVCAPRQLLLGLPAKAVRTLSAEEIIAKQRATRAYHHLAIRCRRSLVPVQPLSTLDAKRPKLDLSVFTASAAETSGTD from the coding sequence ATGCAGTGCTTTGCAATTGACGGAGTGATTCCTGTTGTCAGCCCGGATGCCTTCATCCACCCCTCAGCCACATTGATCGGGGACGTTGTGGTGGGCGCGGGCTGCTATATCGGCCCGGGTGCGGTACTGCGCGGGGACTTTGGCCCGATCCGCATTGCGGCAGGCAGCAATATCCAGGACAACTGCGTGCTGCATAGCGGAGTGGATACGCCCTTGATCGTTGAAGAAAACGGTCACGTCGGCCACGGTGCCGTCTTGCACGCCTGCCACCTGGAACGCGGGGTGCTGGTCGGCATGAATGCCGTCGTGATGGATGGCGCACGGCTAGGCCGGCAATGCATTGTCGGCGCGATGGCCTTCATCCCGGCAGGCCGGGTTTGCGCACCACGCCAGTTGCTGCTGGGCCTGCCGGCCAAAGCCGTGCGCACGCTCAGCGCTGAGGAAATCATTGCCAAGCAGCGCGCCACACGCGCTTATCACCATCTGGCCATACGCTGCCGTCGCAGCCTGGTTCCGGTGCAGCCCTTATCCACCCTCGACGCCAAGCGCCCCAAGCTTGATCTATCCGTATTCACGGCAAGCGCAGCCGAAACCTCCGGCACTGACTGA
- a CDS encoding DUF485 domain-containing protein, which produces MNDAKLELILQHPDFQQLIAQKTRLSWSLSAVMLVIYYGFIMLLAFSPGTLGSPLSDGAITIGIPVGVAIILLTFVLTGIYVWIANRYLDPLNEKVLREFLP; this is translated from the coding sequence ATGAACGACGCTAAATTGGAATTAATCCTGCAGCATCCTGATTTCCAGCAATTGATCGCGCAGAAGACCCGCCTTAGCTGGTCGCTTAGCGCGGTGATGCTGGTGATCTACTACGGTTTCATTATGCTGCTGGCATTTTCACCAGGCACACTAGGCAGCCCCCTCAGCGATGGCGCAATCACCATCGGCATTCCGGTCGGAGTGGCCATCATCCTGCTCACTTTCGTGCTGACGGGTATCTATGTATGGATAGCCAATCGCTATCTTGATCCTCTCAACGAAAAAGTGCTCCGGGAGTTCCTCCCATGA
- the paaN gene encoding phenylacetic acid degradation protein PaaN: MANPLFERHEATLQQALNAIRERGYWTPYPETPSPKIYGEAAADEGRTRFEALLGSTFDFPGQPPASGLVGSERSPYSGALNIRYPRFEVDTLIAASSAALENWRQAGPEAWVGVSLEILARLNKHSFEMAHAVMHTTGQAFMMSFQAGGPHAQDRGLEAVAYAWREMSAIPAASSWSKPQGKHEPVVLQKNWKIVPRGIGLVIGCCTFPTWNGYPGLFASLATGNTVIVKPHAGAVLPMAITVKIAREVLQEAGFDPNVVLLAANQSGEPLASKLAENAAIKLIDFTGSRKNGEWLEANCRHAQVYTEKAGVNTIVIDSTHDFKGLSRNIALSLALYGGQMCTAPQNIFIPAGGITSAEGHLSYEEVVAGIVSAINGLTADPAKAVEFLGAIQNPGVLARLEAAQKLGQPLLDSHAIAHPLYPEAVVRTPLLRALSVQDQAIYQEEHFGPIAFVIKTSSSAESLAIIEDTVRKHGALSFSVYSTDATVQQQAQAVAEHACVSLSLNLTGSVLVNQSAAFSDFHGTGGNPAANAALSDSAFVANRFRVVQTRRFA, encoded by the coding sequence ATGGCAAATCCGCTATTTGAACGACATGAAGCTACTTTGCAGCAAGCCCTGAACGCCATTCGTGAACGTGGGTACTGGACACCATATCCAGAGACACCGAGCCCGAAAATTTATGGGGAGGCCGCCGCCGATGAAGGCAGGACAAGGTTCGAGGCCCTGCTTGGCAGCACATTCGACTTTCCCGGCCAGCCGCCTGCCAGCGGGCTTGTTGGTAGCGAACGTTCGCCCTACAGCGGCGCACTCAACATCCGCTACCCGCGTTTTGAGGTTGATACCCTGATTGCCGCTTCGAGCGCTGCGCTGGAGAACTGGCGCCAGGCCGGGCCGGAAGCCTGGGTGGGGGTGTCGTTGGAGATTCTGGCACGGCTTAACAAGCACAGTTTCGAGATGGCTCATGCGGTGATGCATACCACCGGTCAGGCCTTCATGATGTCGTTTCAGGCCGGTGGCCCACATGCGCAAGACCGTGGATTGGAGGCGGTCGCTTACGCCTGGCGTGAAATGTCCGCCATTCCGGCTGCAAGTAGCTGGAGCAAGCCGCAGGGCAAGCATGAGCCGGTCGTGCTGCAAAAGAACTGGAAAATCGTGCCGCGCGGCATTGGTCTGGTCATTGGCTGCTGCACCTTCCCCACCTGGAATGGCTATCCGGGCTTGTTCGCCAGCCTGGCCACCGGCAACACCGTCATCGTCAAGCCACATGCGGGTGCGGTACTACCGATGGCCATCACGGTGAAGATTGCCCGCGAGGTGCTGCAGGAAGCAGGCTTCGACCCGAATGTGGTGTTGCTGGCCGCCAACCAGAGCGGTGAACCGCTGGCCAGCAAGCTGGCGGAAAACGCCGCGATCAAACTGATCGACTTCACCGGCAGCCGTAAAAACGGAGAATGGCTGGAGGCCAACTGCCGGCATGCACAGGTTTACACCGAGAAAGCCGGTGTTAACACCATCGTGATCGACTCAACCCACGACTTCAAAGGACTCAGCCGCAATATCGCCCTGTCGCTGGCTTTGTACGGCGGGCAAATGTGTACTGCGCCGCAGAATATTTTCATTCCGGCCGGCGGCATTACAAGCGCGGAAGGACATCTGTCCTACGAAGAAGTGGTGGCTGGTATCGTCTCAGCCATCAATGGCCTGACCGCCGACCCGGCCAAGGCGGTGGAATTCCTCGGAGCCATTCAGAACCCGGGGGTACTGGCCCGGCTGGAGGCGGCGCAGAAGCTGGGTCAACCCTTGCTCGACAGCCATGCCATCGCACACCCGCTCTATCCCGAAGCCGTTGTGCGCACACCGCTGCTGCGCGCCCTGTCGGTACAAGACCAGGCCATCTACCAGGAAGAGCATTTCGGCCCGATTGCCTTTGTGATCAAAACCAGCAGCAGTGCCGAAAGCCTTGCCATTATTGAAGATACGGTACGCAAACACGGTGCGCTGTCGTTCTCGGTGTACAGCACCGACGCCACCGTACAGCAGCAGGCACAGGCGGTTGCCGAACATGCCTGTGTCTCGCTGTCCCTCAACCTCACCGGCAGCGTACTGGTCAACCAGTCGGCTGCCTTCAGCGACTTCCACGGCACCGGAGGCAACCCGGCGGCCAATGCCGCGCTGTCGGACAGCGCCTTCGTAGCCAACCGCTTCCGTGTGGTACAAACCCGCCGCTTCGCCTAA
- a CDS encoding Clp protease ClpP, whose protein sequence is MSRPLYPTPLHSHSDDDDDEAVKLPAFRRYESQGVIRQISYYLSGEIVDPIQYTDLLYTLRTASATDLIFLHLNTPGGNFDTGLQIINNIAASEAHVITILEARAYSMGALIFLAGDELVVHDTCQLMFHNYSSASIGKGNEQAAQVMASRKWFDKVMRNVCRPFLSDQELERISKGEDIWLDTDDIRRRLLHIQKGEPAVKPKTNSAKVKPVALSATEADSVAKPASKPRKTKLA, encoded by the coding sequence ATGTCCCGGCCCCTCTACCCTACGCCGCTGCACAGCCACAGCGACGATGACGATGATGAGGCAGTCAAACTGCCCGCCTTTCGCCGCTACGAATCTCAAGGCGTGATCCGGCAGATTTCCTACTACCTGTCCGGTGAAATCGTCGATCCGATTCAATACACCGACTTGCTGTACACCCTACGCACCGCCAGCGCCACCGACCTGATCTTCCTGCACCTGAACACCCCCGGTGGCAATTTCGATACCGGCCTGCAAATCATCAACAATATCGCCGCCAGCGAGGCGCACGTCATCACCATTCTGGAAGCCCGCGCCTACTCGATGGGCGCACTGATCTTCCTGGCCGGCGACGAGCTGGTCGTGCATGACACCTGCCAGCTGATGTTCCACAACTATTCATCCGCTTCCATCGGCAAGGGCAATGAGCAGGCAGCGCAGGTAATGGCCAGCCGCAAGTGGTTCGACAAGGTGATGCGCAATGTCTGCCGCCCCTTCCTGAGCGATCAGGAACTGGAGCGCATCAGCAAGGGCGAGGATATCTGGCTGGACACCGACGACATCCGTCGCCGCCTGCTGCATATCCAGAAAGGCGAACCGGCGGTCAAACCCAAAACCAATAGCGCCAAGGTCAAACCGGTGGCGCTGAGCGCAACCGAAGCCGACAGCGTGGCCAAACCAGCCAGCAAACCCCGCAAAACCAAGCTGGCCTGA
- a CDS encoding DHCW motif cupin fold protein, with protein MQIDTIPFGVTDWSAIVPTEHPGASGMALWRSCQFGNIRVRMVEYSPGYVADHWCRKGHILLCLEGELLTELADGRRFMLTPGLSYQVADEGEPHRSSTRTGARLFIVD; from the coding sequence ATGCAAATCGACACTATCCCCTTTGGCGTGACCGACTGGTCGGCCATTGTCCCCACCGAGCATCCCGGCGCAAGCGGCATGGCGCTGTGGCGTAGCTGCCAGTTTGGCAATATCCGCGTGCGCATGGTGGAGTACAGCCCCGGCTATGTGGCTGACCACTGGTGCCGCAAGGGCCATATCCTGCTGTGTCTGGAGGGGGAGTTGCTGACCGAACTGGCCGATGGCCGCCGCTTCATGTTGACACCGGGACTGAGCTATCAGGTGGCCGATGAAGGCGAGCCGCACCGCTCCTCCACCCGGACCGGGGCGCGGCTGTTCATCGTGGATTGA
- a CDS encoding cation acetate symporter: MKRRYHLLALLACGLSCQPLLAAASNPLSASSRPLNWNAIAMFLVFVLFTLAITRWAAKRTRSAADFYTAGGGLSPLQNGLAIAGDMVSAASFLGISAMMFDKGYDGLIYALGVLAGWPIILFLIAERLRNLGKFTFADVVSYRLAQTPVRITAALGTLTVAIMYLVAQMVGAGKLIQLLFGTSYLSAVMLVGVLMVLYVTFGGMLATTWVQIIKAVLLLAGTTFMAFMVLSHFGFSPEALFAGAAHTHAKGKAILAPGGLVSDPVDAISLGLGMMFGTAGLPHILMRFFTVADARQARKSVFYATGFIAYFYLLILVVGFGAIVMVGADPSFRDAAGKIIGGNNMIAVHLAQAVGGNLFLGFISAVAFATILAVVAGLALSGASAISHDLYATVLCQGSASEQREIRVSKIATLAIGILAIVLGLLFEKQNIAFLSGLVLAIAASVNFPVLFLSMFWKGLTTRGAVVGSLAGLLSAVGLLILGPTVWVEILQHQTPLFPYANPALFSMSIAFGSAWLLSVLDHSPRANAERQRYLAQYIRSMTGIAAAKASQKH, encoded by the coding sequence ATGAAGCGCCGTTATCATCTGCTTGCGCTCTTGGCCTGTGGCCTGAGCTGCCAGCCCCTCCTCGCCGCGGCAAGCAATCCGCTATCCGCCAGTTCCAGGCCGCTGAACTGGAACGCCATTGCAATGTTCTTGGTTTTTGTCCTCTTTACACTGGCAATTACCAGGTGGGCGGCCAAACGCACCCGCTCCGCTGCCGACTTTTATACTGCAGGTGGCGGCCTGAGCCCCTTGCAAAACGGCCTGGCGATTGCCGGTGACATGGTCTCGGCTGCGTCATTTCTGGGCATTTCAGCCATGATGTTCGACAAGGGCTACGATGGCCTCATCTATGCGCTGGGTGTACTGGCGGGCTGGCCCATCATCCTGTTTCTGATTGCCGAGCGGCTGCGCAACCTGGGCAAGTTCACCTTTGCCGACGTGGTGTCCTACCGGCTGGCGCAAACGCCGGTGCGGATCACCGCCGCGCTAGGCACGCTGACGGTGGCCATCATGTACCTGGTGGCGCAGATGGTTGGTGCCGGCAAGTTGATCCAACTGCTGTTCGGCACCAGTTACCTGTCCGCCGTCATGCTGGTTGGGGTGCTGATGGTGCTGTACGTCACCTTTGGCGGCATGCTTGCCACCACCTGGGTACAAATCATCAAGGCCGTACTGCTGCTGGCCGGCACCACCTTCATGGCCTTCATGGTGCTGTCGCACTTCGGTTTCAGTCCGGAAGCGCTGTTTGCCGGTGCGGCCCACACACATGCCAAAGGTAAAGCCATCCTGGCACCGGGCGGCCTGGTTTCCGACCCTGTGGATGCCATCTCGCTCGGGCTGGGCATGATGTTCGGCACCGCCGGCCTGCCGCATATCCTGATGCGCTTCTTTACCGTTGCCGATGCCAGGCAAGCACGTAAATCCGTGTTTTACGCCACCGGCTTTATCGCTTATTTCTATCTGTTAATCCTGGTGGTGGGCTTCGGTGCCATCGTGATGGTTGGTGCCGACCCCAGCTTCCGCGATGCGGCCGGCAAAATCATCGGCGGTAATAACATGATTGCGGTCCACCTGGCACAAGCTGTCGGCGGCAACCTGTTTCTTGGTTTCATCTCGGCCGTCGCTTTCGCCACCATTCTGGCCGTGGTCGCCGGACTGGCCCTATCAGGTGCCTCTGCCATTTCGCACGACCTGTATGCCACGGTGCTTTGCCAGGGGAGTGCCAGCGAACAGCGTGAAATCAGGGTGTCCAAAATAGCCACATTAGCCATTGGCATCCTCGCCATCGTACTGGGCCTGCTATTTGAAAAGCAGAACATCGCTTTTCTTTCTGGCTTGGTGCTGGCAATTGCCGCCTCGGTCAATTTCCCGGTTTTGTTCCTGTCCATGTTCTGGAAAGGCCTGACTACCCGTGGAGCCGTGGTGGGCAGCCTTGCCGGCTTGCTATCCGCGGTCGGCCTGTTGATACTCGGCCCAACCGTGTGGGTGGAAATCCTGCAGCACCAGACCCCGCTATTTCCCTATGCCAACCCTGCGTTGTTTTCCATGAGCATTGCCTTTGGCAGTGCCTGGCTACTATCCGTGCTGGACCACTCACCGCGCGCAAATGCCGAACGCCAGCGTTATCTTGCGCAGTACATCCGATCGATGACCGGCATTGCTGCCGCAAAAGCCAGCCAGAAGCATTGA
- the paaG gene encoding 2-(1,2-epoxy-1,2-dihydrophenyl)acetyl-CoA isomerase PaaG, which translates to MPRPYQHIRLDIEAGVATLTLSRPDCLNSFNVDMHGEVAEALEQLSQDEAVRVLVLTGSGRGFCAGQDLSDRAVAPSDTPCDLGESIERYYAPLVCRLRSMPKPVIAAVNGVAAGAGANIALACDIVIAARSASFIQAFSKIGLMPDAGGSYFLPRLLGNARAMGLALLADKLPAEQAAAWGLIWRCVDDADFAAEVASTARQLAAGPTLAYARIKQAMHAAERNTLEQQLELERTFQQELGYSADYGEGVAAFMAKRTAQFVGK; encoded by the coding sequence ATGCCCCGCCCCTATCAGCACATTCGCCTCGATATCGAGGCCGGCGTTGCCACCCTGACACTCTCTCGGCCCGATTGCTTGAATAGCTTTAATGTCGACATGCACGGTGAAGTGGCCGAGGCACTGGAGCAGCTCAGCCAGGACGAGGCGGTACGTGTGCTGGTGCTGACCGGTAGCGGACGAGGCTTTTGCGCCGGGCAGGATTTATCCGACCGGGCGGTAGCTCCTTCCGATACGCCGTGCGATCTGGGAGAGTCGATTGAACGCTATTACGCCCCGCTGGTGTGCCGCTTGCGTAGCATGCCCAAGCCGGTGATTGCCGCGGTCAATGGGGTGGCCGCCGGGGCAGGTGCCAACATCGCGTTGGCCTGCGACATTGTCATCGCTGCACGATCGGCCAGCTTTATCCAGGCATTCAGCAAGATCGGCCTGATGCCGGATGCTGGCGGCAGCTATTTCCTGCCCCGCTTGCTGGGTAATGCACGCGCCATGGGGCTGGCGCTGCTGGCGGACAAGTTGCCAGCCGAGCAGGCCGCGGCATGGGGGCTGATCTGGCGATGCGTAGACGATGCCGATTTTGCCGCCGAAGTGGCAAGCACCGCCCGCCAGTTGGCTGCGGGGCCGACGCTGGCGTATGCACGCATCAAGCAGGCCATGCATGCTGCCGAGCGCAATACGCTGGAGCAGCAGCTCGAACTGGAGCGCACTTTCCAGCAAGAACTTGGCTACAGCGCCGATTATGGCGAGGGTGTGGCGGCCTTCATGGCCAAGCGCACAGCGCAATTTGTGGGGAAATGA